One window of Myripristis murdjan chromosome 8, fMyrMur1.1, whole genome shotgun sequence genomic DNA carries:
- the spc24 gene encoding kinetochore protein Spc24, with amino-acid sequence MAQVQDLLETGEALVYIINSSQTENQLRQVKEAQQTFFDQHVETKKIVTQILKDIGQTEESVGQRLLDMEEQKNQKEQELESLEEQLRQYTAKSQMTDSELQFLQKEFESLRNAEHELQSLQQEVDEDTTEVIPSAVFIAQLYYKVTKIKWEHDTEPHILKGVHYGADLATPINIDTSVRSRSDVSDQLWGFVSTEW; translated from the exons ATGGCACAAGTTCAGGACTTGTTGGAGACGGGGGAGGCTCTGGTCTACATTATCAACAGCAGCCAAACTGAGAACCAGCTGAGGCAGGTGAAAGAAGCACAGCAGACCTTTTTTGACCAGCATGTAGAAACTAAGAAAATTGTGACACAGATTTTAAAAG ATATCGGCCAGACTGAGGAGAGTGTGGGTCAGAGGTTGCTGGACATGGAGGAGCAGAAGAATCAAAAGGAGCAGGAGCTGGAGAGCCTGGAGGAACAGCTGAGGCAGTACACAGCCAAAAGCCAGATGACTGACTCAGAATTACA GTTTCTGCAGAAGGAGTTTGAGAGTCTCAGAAACGCTGAACACGAGCTTCAGAGCCTACAGCAGGAGGTTGATGAAGACACTACAGAGGTCATCCCTTCAGCAGT ATTCATTGCTCAGCTGTACTACAAAGTAACGAAGATCAAGTGGGAACATGACACAGAGCCACACATTTTGAAAGGAG TGCACTATGGCGCAGACCTCGCCACACCCATTAACATTGACACTTCTGTGCGATCCCGCAGTGATGTCAGCGACCAGCTGTGGGGCTTTGTCAGCACTGAATGGTAG
- the kri1 gene encoding protein KRI1 homolog — MSGKSELKINSKFAEKYEKYRQKEELQRLKDKYGDQADGSESGSTDSSSDDSEVEIDPKLDRDFYRTLSLLKKKDPKIYEKDAKFYSEEDASAADARPSTSKTAVKPMYLKDYERKVILEKEGKYEDDDDDDSEGEEAAKRRERASSPSYVQEQKELKESFRKFVQDSDEEDSEEESQLLTKRSKTQEEKDKEEADYVEWLKGQAELEGTEEAQDMKYLRDYWNDPELDEKERFLRDFVLNKGYLDDEDDDDRIPTYDEVVQDDVEDSEEEGECFLERQEDFERSYNFRFEEPDAHQIKTYPRNIATSVRSKDERRKQKREEVKERKKKEKEQKEQQLKQLKNLKRSEIMDKLKRLQELTGNKQLAFNEVDLDGDFDPQKHDQLMQKVFGDEYYGEDEGEKPQFEDDDDEMEEHWNWDTWTGEGGEEEEYDGEEEYEAEEPNCEDADFNMDADYDPSQPTASKKKKKKERKKMKKEDIPQMGKKRKKSHFAEIITQSKPVYDPQEKTFEQYLDEYYKLDFEDIIDDLPCRFRYRQVVANDFGLTTDEIINADEKELNRWCSLKKTCMYRSEQAEMSDLKNYKIKAQNVKKKREILSSMYSEVDKEVVEAKSKLGKKRRDRLKNAEKQGTAEDGDVASSADVDSAEETPAQTLREAGGSAEDEEAFLVPKKKKMKLQDETPTVPAAKDTADEGGIEVKSRTERPKWPKKKHRHPGGRLMSGPLRVKMGGREFSGQRLKAYGLNPKRLYFKQLGRQRRKEQEKKEKQKNKD; from the exons ATGTCAGGCAAGTCGGAGCTGAAAATCAACTCCAAGTTCGCGGAGAAATATGAGAAATACCGACAAAAAGAGGAGCTACAGAGAC TGAAGGACAAATATGGAGACCAAGCTGACGGGAGTGAGTCCGGGTCCACAGACTCCAGCTCTGATGACAGTGAAGTC GAAATCGATCCTAAACTTGACCGGGACTTCTACAGAACACTGTCACTGCTAAAGAAGAAAGACCCGAAAATATATGAGAAAGATGCCAAGTTCTACTCTGAAGAAG atgCGTCCGCCGCTGATGCCAGGCCCTCCACCTCGAAGACAGCAGTGAAACCCATGTACCTGAAGGACTATGAGCGTAAAGTTATCTTGGAGAAGGAGGG TAAATATgaagatgatgacgatgatgacagTGAAGGTGAAGAGGCTGCCAAGAGACGAGAG agaGCTTCATCTCCAAGTTACGTTCAAGAGCAGAAGGAGCTGAAAGAAAG CTTCCGTAAATTTGTCCAGGACAGTGATGAGGAGGACAGCGAAGAGGAGTCCCAGCTGCTGACGAAGAGGAGCAAAACACAGGAAGAAAAG GATAAAGAGGAGGCAGATTATGTGGAGTGGCTGAAAGGCCAGGCTGAGCTAGAGGGTACAGAGGAGGCACAAGacatg AAATACCTGCGGGATTACTGGAACGATCCAGAGTTGGATGAGAAGGAGCGTTTCTTGAGGGACTTTGTCCTTAACAAGGGCTAcctggatgatgaagatgacgatGATCG GATCCCTACGTACGACGAAGTGGTCCAGGACGACGTGGAGGACTCCGAAGAGGAAGGGGAGTGCTTCCTGGAGCGCCAGGAGGACTTTGAGAGAAGCTACAACTTCCGTTTCGAAGAGCCGGATGCTCACCAGATCAAGACTTATCCCCGTAACATCGCCACCTCTGTGCGCTCAAAAGATGAGCGCAGAAAGcaaaagagggaggaggtgaaagagaggaagaaaaag GAGAAGGAACAGAAGGAACAGCAGCTGAAGCAGCTCAAGAACCTGAAGCGGAGCGAGATCATGGACAAGCTCAAAAGACTTCAGGAGCTGACGGGAAACAAGCAGCTCGCGTTTAATGAGGTTGACCTGGATGGAGATTTTGACCCACAGAAACATGATCAGCTCATGCAG AAAGTGTTTGGAGATGAATACTACGGAGAAGATGAGGGAGAGAAGCCGCAGtttgaggatgatgatgatgaaatggagG AGCACTGGAACTGGGACACGTggacaggagagggaggagaggaagaagaatatgatggagaggaggagtaTGAAGCCGAGGAGCCCAACTGTGAAGACGCAGACTTCAAT ATGGACGCAGACTATGACCCCAGTCAGCCGACTGCctccaagaagaagaagaaaaaggagaggaagaagatgaagaaggagGATATTCCACAAAtgggaaagaagagaaagaagtcTCACTTTGCAGAGATTATCACCCAAAGCAAGCCTGTGTATGATCCCC AGGAGAAAACCTTTGAGCAGTACCTGGATGAATACTACAAGCTGGACTTTGAGGACATCATTGACGACCTCCCCTGCAGGTTCCGCTACAGACAGGTCGTGGCCAACGACTTCGGCCTGACCACTGACGAG ATAATAAATGCTGATGAGAAGGAGCTGAACCGATGGTGCTCTCTGAAGAAGACCTGCATGTACAG GTCTGAACAAGCAGAGATGAGCGATTTGAAGAACTACAAAATCAAGGCACAGAACgtaaagaagaagagagaaattcTCAGCTCCATGTATTCTGA GGTGGATAAAGAAGTGGTGGAGGCCAAGAGCAAGTtggggaagaagagaagagatcGACTGAAGAATGCCGAGAAGCAAGGCACAGCAGAGGATGGAGATGTGGCCTCCTCTGCTGATGTGGACTCAGCAGAGGAGACACCGGCCCAAACTCTTAGAGAGGCAGGAGGCAGTGCAGAAGACGAGGAGGCATTCCTGGTacccaagaagaagaagatgaaacTCCAAGATGAAACTCCGACAGTTCCTGCTGCTAAGGACACAGCCGATGAAGGAGGCATAGAGGTGAAGAGCAGGACTGAGAGGCCCAAGTGGCCCAAGAAGAAGCACAGGCATCCAGGTGGACGCCTCATGTCAGGACCCCTCAGGGTGAAAATGGGTGGCCGAGAGTTCAGCGGACAGAGACTGAAGGCCTATGGACTGAACCCCAAGAGACTTTACTTCAAACAGCTTGGCAGGCAGAGACGGAAAGAacaggagaagaaggaaaagcagaaaaataaagactga
- the s1pr5a gene encoding sphingosine 1-phosphate receptor 5a: MSTEASHAAYAAVAPSAVPITSSAGQLLRMFREYQSNAVIMEHYNFTGKLKENKYKDGLKPDAIAFLLVCLLIVLENAVVLLAIWKNKKFHLPMYYLLGNLTLSDLLAGFTYMVNIVTSGANTLKMTPVLWFLREGGVFIMLAASVISLLAIAIERHVTMVRMKPYQGAKQGRMFALIGASWVLSVFLGVLPVLGWNCMGRLDQCSTVLPLYAKSYILFCITVFSAILLSIVVLYVRIFRIVKSNTQRLGSGPQRKGSQRKSQKYMALLKTVTIVVGVFIACWLPLFILLLLDFCCPAKSCEILFKADYFLGIAMFNSLLNPIIYTLTSKDMRKAIIRLLCRRCLLTKEGKMKKIGIPFLECSTSKADAASHRLEGLETTVSSGNVTPSTIKAIYPRMSKA; this comes from the coding sequence ATGTCAACAGAGGCTTCCCACGCTGCCTATGCCGCAGTGGCCCCGTCTGCGGTCCCCATCACCTCCTCGGCGGGTCAGCTGCTCAGGATGTTTCGTGAGTACCAGAGCAATGCGGTCATCATGGAGCATTACAACTTCACAGGCAAACTGAAGGAGAACAAATACAAGGACGGTCTCAAACCAGATGCGATTGCCTTCCTGCTGGTCTGCCTGCTCATCGTGCTGGAGAACGCTGTGGTGTTACTGGCTATCTGGAAGAATAAGAAGTTCCATCTGCCCATGTACTATTTACTGGGCAACCTGACTCTCTCTGACCTGCTCGCAGGTTTCACCTACATGGTGAATATTGTAACGTCTGGGGCCAACACATTAAAGATGACCCCGGTGTTGTGGTTTCTGAGGGAAGGGGGTGTGTTCATCATGCTGGCTGCCTCTGTCATCAGCTTACTGGCCATCGCCATCGAGCGTCACGTCACCATGGTGAGGATGAAGCCGTACCAGGGGGCCAAACAAGGGCGGATGTTTGCTCTGATTGGAGCTAGCTGGGTGTTGTCCGTGTTCCTGGGAGTCCTGCCTGTCCTGGGTTGGAACTGTATGGGTCGGCTGGACCAGTGCTCCACCGTCCTCCCCCTCTATGCCAAGAGTTACATCCTCTTCTGCATTACTGTCTTCAGCGCCATCCTGCTATCCATTGTGGTGCTCTACGTTCGCATCTTTCGCATTGTCAAGTCAAACACTCAGCGCCTCGGTTCAGGTCCACAGCGCAAAGGCTCTCAACGCAAGTCGCAGAAGTACATGGCCCTGCTGAAGACTGTCACCATCGTCGTGGGAGTCTTCATTGCATGTTGGCTGCCCCTTTTTATCCTCCTGCTGCTTGACTTCTGTTGTCCAGCGAAAAGCTGTGAAATCCTGTTTAAGGCAGACTATTTTTTGGGCATAGCCATGTTCAACTCCCTTCTCAATCCTATCATCTACACCCTGACCAGCAAGGACATGAGGAAGGCCATCATTAGACTGCTCTGCCGACGCTGCCTCCTAACTAAAGAAGGAAAAATGAAGAAGATCGGGATACCATTTTTGGAGTGCAGCACTAGTAAGGCTGATGCAGCCTCTCATAGACTGGAGGGGCTGGAGACTACAGTGTCCTCTGGAAATGTCACACCCTCTACTATCAAAGCCATCTACCCCAGGATGTCTAAGGCATGA